GCGCCTCGTGCGCCTTCCGTACGCCGCTCAGCAAAGAGCGTGTCTCGAATGTCCCTCAGCTTGACTGTAAACTTCTCAAACACCTTGACTCTCTTCTCCGCGGACTCAGCCCGCTCCTTCCACATAGACACATCTCTGGTAGCCACCCGTAGTTGCTCGCTGAGTGTGCCCACCTCGGCATTctgctgcgcctcgagctgaCGCCTGAGCTGCGTTGATTCGTCCACTCTCGCGCTCAACTGTCGCTGAAGATGCCGTATCTGTGAGTGCAGCACCGTCGGGCTGCTTCGGCATCGAGGAGAGTCGACCGCGTCTGTTGGTATCGACACACCGACCTTGTCGCTGTCACGTGGCACCGGCGATGGTGTAGCCTGAGGTCGCGGTCGGTTCAAGTGATGTGCGATAGGGGGTG
The genomic region above belongs to Purpureocillium takamizusanense chromosome 5, complete sequence and contains:
- a CDS encoding uncharacterized protein (COG:S~EggNog:ENOG503NZ46), with translation MTPYREPPPIAHHLNRPRPQATPSPVPRDSDKVGVSIPTDAVDSPRCRSSPTVLHSQIRHLQRQLSARVDESTQLRRQLEAQQNAEVGTLSEQLRVATRDVSMWKERAESAEKRVKVFEKFTVKLRDIRDTLFAERRTEGARGARGQPGPVTDDAADKLKTSVDGRDPDATVMAERSGSRGARASEDSGDAADVGVVSARIRKCLHGPSPGAVHDGTVDDSTPAQSVVTRDGTWSPQGRCEAGVEGAAAQMLLLAEELLDMVDGGRVQGDGIGY